One genomic region from Magallana gigas chromosome 3, xbMagGiga1.1, whole genome shotgun sequence encodes:
- the LOC105327804 gene encoding sodium/calcium exchanger regulatory protein 1, which produces MTRTANLNNIKLTRFGVLQIMDEIKNKFVGKWKLDRSERFEDFLRECGVNFFARKMAGMASPVSEISVKEDDKVHISMVTSFMTQEDCFKLGEEFEKDMRGNKMVGKPSVVDGKIIIEYTPTDPSIKPQKVTREVINGELVQTMEIGDVTCKRFMKRMDSEV; this is translated from the exons ATGACACGAACTGCCAACCTTAATAACATCAAACTAACAAGATTTGGTGTTCTGCAAATAATGgatgaaatcaaaaataaatttgtaggCAAATGGAAACTTGATAGAAGTGAACGATTTGAAGATTTCCTAAGAGAATGCG GTGTTAATTTCTTTGCCCGTAAGATGGCGGGCATGGCCTCACCCGTGTCGGAAATCTCCGTCAAGGAGGACGATAAAGTACATATTTCCATGGTAACCTCTTTTATGACACAGGAGGATTGCTTTAAGCTTGGCGAGGAGTTTGAGAAGGACATGCGTGGGAATAAGATGGTg GGTAAGCCATCCGTAGTAGATGGAAAGATTATTATTGAGTACACTCCCACAGACCCAAGCATAAAGCCACAGAAAGTGACGAGGGAGGTCATCAATGGAGAATTAGTGCAG ACTATGGAAATCGGAGATGTAACTTGTAAGCGGTTTATGAAACGAATGGATTCAGAAGTTTGA
- the LOC105327803 gene encoding cellular retinoic acid-binding protein 2, with translation MALEEIQSQLGGKWKLDRSENFDEFLKELGLNVVFRKMAGAAKPVIEIKIENDTVNIVSKVSFFNQVISFKLDEPYQQNYEGLEMNCMSRWENGKIITEANPVAEGKGKAQKFVREISNDELIQTMYVGDVKCTRVFKRTSE, from the exons ATGGCTCTCGAAGAAATTCAGTCACAACTTGGAGGAAAATGGAAACTCGATAGGAGTGAAAATTTTGacgaatttttaaaagagttag GTCTCAATGTGGTTTTCCGTAAAATGGCAGGGGCTGCGAAACCCGTGATTGAAATCAAGATAGAAAACGACACGGTTAATATAGTCTCAAAAGTCAGTTTCTTCAATCAAGTCATCTCTTTTAAGCTGGACGAGCCCTACCAACAGAATTACGAGGGACTAGAAATGAAc TGTATGTCTAGATGGGAGAACGGCAAAATAATAACTGAAGCAAATCCGGTTGCGGAGGGAAAAGGAAAGGCTCAGAAATTCGTGAGAGAAATAAGTAACGACGAACTAATTCAG ACTATGTATGTTGGAGATGTAAAATGTACTAGAGTCTTCAAGAGAACCTCAGAGTGA
- the LOC105327805 gene encoding fatty acid-binding protein homolog 6, with product MALEEIKEKFVGVWKLDRSENFQEFLQEVGVGLPLRKMASLAKPEMTISIENDNKIKIVMKTGFFTQEDCFHLNEEFLKEMQGTLMKAIASYEDGMIKMTNTPVDPNSKVKQQVIHRERVGDEIILTLHTGNVVCKRYMKKIG from the exons ATGGCGTTagaagaaattaaagaaaaatttgtgGGCGTATGGAAGCTGGACAGAAGTGAAAACTTTCAAGAATTTCTACAAGAAGTGG GTGTGGGATTACCCCTCAGGAAGATGGCTTCTCTGGCCAAACCGGAAATGACAATAAGCATTGAGaatgacaataaaatcaaaatcgtTATGAAAACTGGCTTTTTCACCCAAGAGGACTGTTTTCATCTGAACGAGGAGTTCCTCAAAGAAATGCAAGGAACTCTAATGAAG GCAATCGCATCATACGAGGACGGCATGATAAAAATGACCAACACTCCAGTTGATCCTAATTCCAAGGTCAAGCAGCAAGTCATTCACAGGGAAAGAGTAGGTGATGAAATCATATTG ACTTTGCACACCGGAAATGTAGTATGCAAGAGGTACATGAAGAAGATAGGATAA